The genomic region CTGGGGGCAAGGCCATGTATAACCTTAAAAAACATTCAGTTTGATTTTCACCACCCAGAGATCAACTGGAAGCCAGTGCAGTTCCCTGAATATTATGACCAATGTGCGTCCTAGGGCTAGAGCTTGAGTATAATTCTCATCAGTTTATTTTGGGTTGTTTGAAGTTTGTCTTTCAGATTTGTTGTCATGCCACTGAACCATGAGATACAAGCATAGCCATAGTGGCACTGGATCAGAGATGCTGCCATGGTCCTCGTAGTCTCTGTATCCTTGAGGATGTGAATCCAGCAGCCCTCCATCCATTTGCCAGATCGAACGGGCCATTTTTCCGCCACGGGTCCAACTCCTTAGCCGCAGGACTAACTACGGCTAACATGAACATTTTTTGCAATACAGAATATTGACCAGGCCTTACCTGTTCTTGCTCAGGTCGTTAACTGAGTTGACCAGTTTGTTGGTCAGCAGGGGTTTCCCCAGCTCGGGCTCCTTCATCAGCAGGCTGTGGCTGGTTTGGCACGCCATGGCCAGGGTGTCATCACACTCCGTCTCTTCCTTGGTCCATGAGCTGAGGATGCCAACTAGCTCTGGTAGGGTCTGTCGGGCTTCAGACAAAAACACATCCCATTAGGTCATTCACTTCCAGCAAACGCACTCTATGAAGTGTTGCTAATTCAACCacaaaatgttaaaagctaaaaCAACCAAAGGTCAGgtgtaaataaaatgtttaatcCTCTCTGAAGGGAAGGGGAAAGTGAAGGGAAAGggtatacctagtcagttgcacaactgaatgtatccaaccgaaatgtgtcttccgcatttaacccaagtACCCAACCGCTTAGaatcagagaggtgggggagggcagCCTTAAAATACCAGGAGAAAATTTGCTTAGCTAAACTGGCCCTGCGAGATGTTTGCTCTCAATGCAAACTACACAATCATTGAAACAAGGTTGCCTCCGACCAAACATTCTAGGTTCCATCTGTTCTACAAAGAACAGGGCTATGGTTGGTGTCCATGCTCACCCATGGTGCTCTGAAGGCGTTGGTTCTTGGCCAGGTTCCCTACCAGAGACACAGCAGTTTTctggaggctggggttggaggatTGCAGCAAGGGAGAGATGTGAGGCAGGCCGTTCAGCTTCTGCACGATGCTCTGGCTTATCACACTAGATACCTGTGGACACAGAGATGAAGACATTATAAAAGGGTCTATGAAGCATATTAAGTTAAGTGGGACCATGACGTGAATGTTGTTTTTTCTACACACATGTGGTGCATGTTTTTCTCTATACATTTGTTGCATTTAAATGACTTTTTGTGTGAATATATAATGAAATAATCCAAATGATGAGTGTTGTTCATACAATGCCATGGTAAGCAGTGAGGTTCTGCAGGGCTCCAGAGCAGGCCTCCAGGGTCTCTTCTCTCTGGCTGGACCCCAGCAGAGACAAGTAACTCTGCATGGTCTTGGAGTGGAAGAGCCAGCCTGCTCCTTTAGGGTTCTGCTCCTCCATCACAGGGTAGTCAAAGTGACTCTACAAgagtaaaaaaagaagaagatttTTTTAGGTGATGGAAAATATACGATGGAAGTTGATGTACATGTAATTGCCGTGTGTAATGATAATATGTATAGATCATTCAATACTATATGTTGTTATTGTGTAtccgtctctctctgctctccctggaTTTGATTTGACCCATATGCATGTCTCACCTCCTGGTCCTGGACCTTGCTGCTCTGTGGGCTGAAGCACCCAATGGGGCCGGTCTCACTGGGGGTGTTGGCCCTGCTGGGGGTCCTGGCCAGGGCATTGATCCTGCTGAAGAGGGCCGGGGCTTCACTCTCCAGCTGGAAGCTCAGGTTGTGCAAGATACACACACAATTTTCCacagactgacacagacagaggcaaAGTATTAAAGAGTTGGTTAGCTTAGcatgtactgtatctccatttGAGCACACGCATGTTCATAGTATGATCCATCCAACTCCAAGTTAGAAAGTAGGTAGCAACAAACATGTAACCATTGGAGAAAATGTATTCCATGAAACTTTCACATGTAGTTAGAGCTAGACTTTCTATTATTGCTGAATAATTATATTCCATGAATTCAACATTACCTGTTTAAACTTTATTTTAAGTAATTCAATGTTGCATGCTCACCTTGTCATCTGGCCTCTCTGCAGCCACACAACGCTGGACATAACTGACCAGAGAGTCGACGAGGCCTCGACAGTTACGCATGGCCTGCCTGTTGCCTTGAGTCGCACAGCTCAGGTTTCTGTTGGGACAGTCGGGGAAAATGAAGTTAAACTGGTCTTGTCATACATCAGGTAAAGGCAAGTCAGGCCAGCATTGTGTAGTCTGACAGTGGATAACAATACAGACTAGAACAAAACAGTACATTCATCCATTAGTGACAGTAAGAATTTGTATTATGCTATTCACCCAATCCTGAGATTGGCACAGACACAATTGAAGAGGCTAGGAGTAGTATCGAGAGTAAGCTACAGGTTCAGCCAGTGCAGTGCTACTGGAACAAATCTAATTAAGCGCTTCGCTCAATGCCAAAACAAGCGTAGATGGTACCTGGGATCTATCATCATTAGCCCCTCCCATTGCCAGTTCAtaagtctgtctctctaacttcCTGGATAACTGCCAGTATCCATCTGTGCAATGTGCACTCCTGGTCTACAGCATTGATTGATGCGTCTCACCGTAGACATGCCGTAGCATGGTAGAAGACCTCTGGATCTTGGTTGTTGTTTGTCTCATCTCCAGTGTATGGTACTACCACAGTCtcagtcaggacaggcagagcacTACGCACCAGCTCTGGCTTCAGACTGTCTGCAGATGACAGGTTCCAAAGGAGACCTGAAGAGAAAGGACAAAGTTGCAGTAGTTCAGTGGTAGTAGAAGCAGCAGTTGTTCAAATAGCTGGTACCTGCTACTCATGTGGCATTATTACCATAGATCTTAGCAAGCTCAACACAAACAATAAATTGAACACAAGCAATACTAGATAGCCAACACAGTGCACATTGATCAAACTGTTATGACACGGGCACGGCGTGTACTTCCCAAAGTATAACTAGGAAATTGGACAAAAGCCTGTGCACCTttcgtgtcacgccctgaccttagagatccttttaattctctattttggttaggtcagggtgtgactagggtgggcaatctagttttcctatttctttgtttggcctggtatggttcccaatcagaggcagctgtctatcgttgtctttgattgggaataatacttaggcagcctttttcccaccttagtttgtgggatcttgaatAGGTGCTGTGTAGCCTGCCTGTATTTTATTGTTTTTCGGTGTTCATTTTAAATAAAGTAAGATgttcgcctaccacgctgcaccttggtctaattCAACCAATGAATGTGACACTTCGAGTCTCCACGACCAGGGTTGACATGAAATACGAGGTGTTTCATTTTCACTTAACTACAGTACAGCTCTGTCATTGTCactaatgttgccgctaccgtctcttataaccgaaaataacttctagacatcaggactgagattactcacctcggattagcagaatcctttttttccttttacGTGTTTGACGAGCCCGatgcgaaggatatactgctttctcgggaacaggcccagatccctgtgatttgcgtgaaggcggagaaaaaggggccgaagggtgggctgccttctgagaattcgtaggcgatcgaataaacccccacttccttccattctgccagaaaatgtgcaatctttggagaataaaatcaaTGACCTACGCGAAAGATTAAACTAGCAATGggatattaaaaactgtaatagcctatgcttcacagagttgtggctaaacgacgacactatcaacatacagctggctggttatacactgtatcggcaggatagaacgtctggtaagacaaggggtggccgactatgtatttttgtaaataacagctggtgcacgatatctaaggaggtatcaaggtattgctcgcctgaggtagagtatctcatgataagctgtagaccacactatctacctagagagttttcatctgtatttttcatagctgtttacataccaccacagtcagaggctggaaCTAaaacagcattgaatgagctgtattccgccacaagcaaacaagaaaacggtcacccagaggcggcgctcctaatagcaggggactttaatgcagggaaactgaaattcattttaccaaatttctatcagcatgtcacatgtgcaaccagaggaaaataaATTCTGGaccacctctactccacacacagagacgcatacaatgCTCTcgctcaccctccatttggcaaatctgtccataattctatcctcatTACAGGCAAAAATTAAAGAGGGAAGCAcccgtgactagatcaataaaaaaagtggtcagatgaagcagatgctcgGCTCCAGTACTGTTTTGCTAGcaaagactggaatatgttcccgggattcctccgatgacaTTGCGgactacaccacatcagtcattggcttcatcaatatgtgcattgatgatgtcgtccccaccgtgaccgtacgtacatacacaaactagaagccatggattactggcagcatccgcattgagctaaaggctagagctgctgctttcaaggagtgggactctaaaaCGGAAGCTTATATGAAATCCCGCTATTCCCTCAaaaaggcaaagcgtcaataaagAACTgagatcgaattgtactacaccggctctgacattcgttggatgtggcagggcttgcaaaccattacagactacaaagggaagcacagctgcgaggTGCCCAGTgaaacgagcctaccagacgagctaaactactgatatgttcgcttcgaggcaaataacactgaaaaatGAATGGGAGCACCATCTGTTCTgggagactgtgtgatcacgctcccccgcagccgatgtgagtaaagacctttaaacatatcaacattcacaaggccgcagggccagacggattaccaggacgtgtactgcgagcatgtgctgaccaactggcaagtgtcttcactgacattttcaacctctccctgtccgagtctgtaataccaacatgttttaagcagaccaccatagtgcctgtgcccaagaacactaaggtaacctgcctaaatgactaccgacctgtagcactcacgtcagtagccatgaagtgctttgaaaggctggtcatggctcacatcaacatcattatcccagaaaccctagacccactccaatgtgcataccaccccaacagatccacagatgattcaatctctattgcactccacactgccctttcccacctggacaaaaggaacacctgtgtgagaatgctatcaattgactacagctcagcgttcaacactatcattacatgccgatgacacaacagtggtaggcctgatcaccgacaatgacgagacagggaggagacctggccttcctctgacaccgcctggtatagaagtcctggatggcaggaagcttggccccagtgatgtactgggccatttgcATTACCCTCTGTtatgccttgcggtcagaggctgagcagttgccataaccggcagtgatgcaaccagtcaggatggtgcagctgtagaaccttttgaggatctgaggacccatgccaaatattttcagtctcctgatggggaaataggtttttgttgtgccctcttcatgactgccttggtgtgcttggaccatgttagtttgttggtgatgtggacaccaaggaacttgaagctctcaacctactccactgcAGCCCTATCGATGAGAATGAGGGCATGCTGGGTCCtcttttttcctgtagtccacaatcatctcctttgtcttgatcacgttgagggcgagattgttgtcctggcaccacaaggccaggtctctgacctcctccccctcttttacaccgctgctactctctgttgttatcatctatgcagtcactttaattactctacctacatgtccaTACTTcatcaactaaccggtgcccccccctgtatatagtctcgctattgttattttactgttgctcttaattacttgttacttttatttcttattcttatacatattttttgaaactgcattatTGGTTTGGGGCTcgtacgtaagcatttcactgtaaggttgtattcggcgcatgtgactaatacaatttgatttgattcatataTATCACAGATACTGTAGTACTGTTGCTAGTCAAGAACCAGGGTAAATATTTGATTACACAAGAGCCGGTTGATTGAACACAGCCTCTGGAAGACGGAACAATAGTGAGAGCAGGCTGGTCTAGCCTCCAGAAcacagtgtcacgttctgaccacagttctgttattttatctttgttttagtatggtcagggcgtgagttgggtgggcagtctatgtttgtttttctatgttggtttttgagttcggcctagtatggttctcaatcagaggcagctgtcaattgttgtccctgattgagaatcatacttaggtagcctgggtttcagttttgagttgtgggtgtttgtcttccatgtcagtgtttgtcgacacacgggactgtttcgttcatttcacgtttattgttttgtatttcgtagtgttcagtttatgttttaaaataaacattatggacacttacacgctgcgttttggtcctccgatccttctcgcttctcctccttagaagaggaggatgagatccCTTACACACAGACTATTGTGAGATGTCTCACCTATATCAAGTTCCCCTGGCACAATGCAGCACAAGAGAACACTGGTGTGACTGTTTAAGGGGAGCGTGTTTAGTGAGAGTGAGTGATTTCCTGTGCTCTACGGCACAAATATATTTAATGTAAATATGCATGTTTTGGTATCAGGAAAGCAACACAAGCGTGTTTCGCTTTCATACCCGCTTGCATTCACACTGGGGCACATGTCTGCAAAGCATCAGCATTCTGTGATGTCACTAGACGGAGAAGTGTTGTGTACAGAAATAGAATAGTGTTCTCTACCTGTGAGTTGTTTCTGTGTCTCGGTAGAGTCTGTGTCTCGGAGCAGGGCCAGTGCCTCAGTGATGCCCCCACAGCGCTGGACCTCCTCCTTGTTGCCCGCATCTTTAAAGGCCAAGTTCCGCAGGGCGGCGGAGGCAGTCTGTTGGACCTGGGGACTGGGACACCTAAGCAGGTTCACCAAAGGGGGGATCC from Oncorhynchus kisutch isolate 150728-3 linkage group LG5, Okis_V2, whole genome shotgun sequence harbors:
- the pkp1b gene encoding plakophilin-1, which produces MMTMDPLKSAMSIGNVDETSLALPSDKKLRSKQQRVLDQVQTIKRGKSKYSKHGSVSSPTTSPTSPVYINIFADSFKSPTSLNGGAFFNGTNGLSKTLSYEKSTKRRVVASKESTVQRNMSSSSQWERRFPLSPTIGKHNSSRSVPDLAPFPTTTSTTTTMQQQLLQSSAPARQLQPNRSSFFLTERNSSQVISNGNSSSQVAVKGNEMQKRNSQLIGTRQTKSSGQITSSQGRIERAPSNLSVAESKISGIKIKGEEGINGNGQIADITMKEAVEYLSSGDENYQLCGASFIQHATYSEDKAKQEVLRLKGIPPLVNLLRCPSPQVQQTASAALRNLAFKDAGNKEEVQRCGGITEALALLRDTDSTETQKQLTGLLWNLSSADSLKPELVRSALPVLTETVVVPYTGDETNNNQDPEVFYHATACLRNLSCATQGNRQAMRNCRGLVDSLVSYVQRCVAAERPDDKSVENCVCILHNLSFQLESEAPALFSRINALARTPSRANTPSETGPIGCFSPQSSKVQDQESHFDYPVMEEQNPKGAGWLFHSKTMQSYLSLLGSSQREETLEACSGALQNLTAYHGIVSSVISQSIVQKLNGLPHISPLLQSSNPSLQKTAVSLVGNLAKNQRLQSTMARQTLPELVGILSSWTKEETECDDTLAMACQTSHSLLMKEPELGKPLLTNKLVNSVNDLSKNRDFPKASKAAGVLLYSLWSEKDVQSFLKKQGMNKGSFVNDITSAAHRSVQVIE